One genomic window of Myxococcus stipitatus includes the following:
- a CDS encoding DUF4292 domain-containing protein, whose product MNRAAAAIFLALLCSACPKRIEFGPEGQLTDAEQVYQRVRQNQDNVASLEGDAKLHVDSPQQSGTVGMFLSVTRPGMLHLETFDFFNRPLAFLTADGTRFGLFQAQTNTWYQGPASPQNVSRFLPVVLPGEELVAIMLGQVPLLPPERMTLELDTKEGVYVLTLHQGPATQVLQVHPKYLRVVKSQVRGVPGYDLAFDDFLERGDLIFPGRVELIASQARTKLQLRYQQVKLNGRPDLSLYDLAPPEGAKVVEVDDAGRELSGPPPESSPPPVPGS is encoded by the coding sequence ATGAACCGCGCCGCCGCCGCAATCTTCCTGGCCCTGCTCTGTTCGGCCTGCCCCAAGCGCATCGAGTTCGGCCCCGAGGGCCAGCTGACCGACGCCGAGCAGGTCTACCAGCGCGTCCGACAGAACCAGGACAACGTCGCGTCCCTGGAGGGTGATGCCAAGCTCCACGTGGATTCGCCCCAGCAGAGCGGCACCGTCGGCATGTTTCTATCCGTGACGCGCCCGGGGATGCTCCACCTGGAGACCTTCGACTTCTTCAACCGGCCGCTCGCCTTCCTGACGGCGGACGGGACGCGCTTCGGCCTGTTCCAGGCCCAGACGAACACCTGGTACCAGGGCCCCGCCAGCCCGCAGAACGTGTCGCGCTTCCTGCCGGTGGTGCTGCCGGGGGAGGAGCTGGTGGCCATCATGCTCGGCCAGGTGCCCCTGCTGCCCCCCGAACGGATGACGCTCGAGCTGGACACGAAGGAGGGCGTCTACGTGCTGACGCTCCACCAGGGCCCGGCCACCCAGGTGCTACAGGTTCACCCCAAGTACCTGCGCGTCGTGAAGAGCCAGGTGCGCGGCGTGCCGGGCTACGACCTGGCGTTCGACGACTTCCTGGAGCGCGGCGACCTCATCTTCCCGGGACGGGTGGAGCTCATCGCCTCGCAGGCGCGGACGAAGCTCCAGCTGCGCTACCAGCAGGTGAAGCTGAACGGGCGCCCGGACCTGTCGCTGTACGACCTCGCACCCCCGGAGGGGGCGAAGGTGGTGGAGGTGGATGACGCGGGGCGCGAGCTGTCCGGTCCACCCCCCGAGTCGTCCCCGCCCCCGGTGCCGGGTTCCTGA
- a CDS encoding MotA/TolQ/ExbB proton channel family protein, which yields MSLNDILHYLRLGGVTLALLLLASVGALVVAVERLIALWGVSERSRLLGEAVNKHLLRGDVTAARTAAERSDAVAADIFLAGFDRWERTRNSGGAGVEAAVERERAQVGLRLRRNLWILATIGSITPFVGLFGTVAGIMRSFKDLGLDVESGGTGGTGAVMTGISEALVATAVGILVAVQAMVFYNYFQARLSRVQVELRLLGDEFAELLKERASSAPPPSEPVSPREPQPAATTARADTQPA from the coding sequence ATGAGCCTGAACGACATCCTTCATTACCTCCGCCTCGGCGGCGTCACCCTGGCCCTGTTGCTGCTCGCCTCCGTGGGCGCGCTGGTCGTCGCCGTCGAACGACTCATCGCCCTGTGGGGCGTGAGCGAACGCTCCCGCCTGCTGGGCGAGGCGGTCAACAAGCACCTGCTGCGCGGCGACGTCACGGCGGCCCGCACCGCGGCCGAGCGCTCCGACGCCGTGGCCGCGGACATCTTCCTCGCCGGCTTCGACCGCTGGGAGCGCACCCGGAACTCGGGCGGCGCGGGCGTGGAGGCCGCCGTCGAGCGCGAGCGCGCCCAGGTGGGGCTGCGGCTGCGCCGCAACCTGTGGATCCTCGCCACCATCGGCTCCATCACCCCGTTCGTCGGCCTGTTCGGCACGGTGGCGGGCATCATGCGGTCCTTCAAGGACCTGGGCCTGGACGTGGAGTCCGGCGGCACCGGCGGCACCGGCGCGGTGATGACGGGCATCTCCGAGGCGCTCGTCGCCACGGCGGTGGGCATCCTCGTCGCCGTGCAGGCCATGGTCTTCTACAACTACTTCCAGGCCCGGCTGTCGCGGGTGCAGGTGGAGCTGCGGCTGCTGGGCGACGAGTTCGCGGAGCTGCTCAAGGAGCGCGCCTCCAGCGCGCCTCCGCCCTCCGAACCCGTCTCCCCGCGAGAGCCGCAGCCCGCGGCCACCACCGCTCGCGCGGACACGCAGCCCGCGTAG
- a CDS encoding ExbD/TolR family protein, whose amino-acid sequence MGMGKTPGSNEDGDEGVFAEINITPLTDIFLVLLIIFMVTSSVIVQQGPGGGAKSGLKVNLPKGGAADVTARSTDMSVAVLADGRFMLAGNVVSEDELKRSFEEAKVKDPDTVVIVQADEGVPHGTVVQVMELAKKAGLAQLAIGVREGE is encoded by the coding sequence ATGGGCATGGGCAAGACACCGGGGTCCAACGAGGACGGCGACGAGGGCGTCTTCGCGGAGATCAACATCACCCCGCTCACCGACATCTTCCTCGTGCTGCTCATCATCTTCATGGTGACCAGCTCCGTCATCGTCCAGCAGGGCCCCGGCGGCGGCGCCAAGTCCGGCCTCAAGGTGAACCTGCCCAAGGGCGGCGCGGCGGACGTCACCGCGCGCAGCACGGACATGTCCGTGGCGGTGCTCGCCGACGGGCGCTTCATGCTCGCCGGCAACGTCGTCAGCGAGGACGAGCTGAAGCGCTCCTTCGAGGAGGCCAAGGTGAAGGACCCGGACACCGTCGTCATCGTCCAGGCGGACGAGGGCGTCCCGCACGGCACCGTGGTGCAGGTGATGGAGCTGGCCAAGAAGGCCGGCCTCGCCCAGCTCGCCATCGGCGTGCGCGAGGGCGAATAG
- a CDS encoding acyl-CoA dehydrogenase → MSAGINTYKTDLREIFFTLFEQFGFGQVAGQAPYEAWGSDEAKAVLTETYRFAREVLGPLNSVGDREGCRVENGSVFTPTGFKDAWKKLYEQGFKTVSVSPEHGGQGGPMMLQVTVEEMLSGANTAFNMYPGLAFGAAEVIAECGTKEQQHQYVERMLNGTWGGTMCLTEPHAGSDVGAAKSTARRNGDGTYSIKGTKIFISGGDHDMAENVIHLVLARIDGAAPGTKGLSLFIVPKLRINKDGSSGQANDVSVGSIEHKMGINGSATCVLNFGENDGCLGELVGTVEHVGMSQMFKMMNGARIAVGIQGVALAAAAYFNAVDYAKDRKQGSHFTKWKDPTAPRAAIIEHPDVRRMLLDIKSHVEGIRALVIKLAMHTDKARQLAGKDDDAATYHKGQVELLTPLVKSYGSDQAFRLCAQAIQVYGGAGYIQDYPVEQYTRDSKIFSIYEGTNHIQAMDLVGRKLGQAGGAHFQQFMGDVGAFIEAHREHPVYGDAVKMLASAQEALMSSAMTVFGWSQDGAKFPLIPLSANRFLTMMSEVAVGWLLLDAALIAEKAKGALAADHPDRAFYEGKKFSALFYARNVLPGVEQAARLISLEDTSPMDISDAMFASV, encoded by the coding sequence ATGTCCGCCGGCATCAACACCTACAAGACCGACCTTCGAGAGATCTTCTTCACGTTGTTCGAGCAGTTCGGCTTCGGCCAGGTGGCCGGCCAGGCGCCCTACGAGGCCTGGGGCTCCGACGAGGCGAAGGCGGTCCTGACGGAGACCTACCGCTTCGCGCGCGAGGTCCTGGGGCCCCTCAACTCGGTGGGAGATCGCGAGGGCTGCCGGGTGGAGAACGGCTCCGTCTTCACGCCGACGGGCTTCAAGGACGCGTGGAAGAAGCTCTACGAGCAGGGCTTCAAGACGGTGTCGGTGAGCCCGGAGCACGGCGGCCAGGGCGGGCCGATGATGCTCCAGGTGACGGTGGAGGAGATGCTGTCGGGCGCGAACACCGCGTTCAACATGTACCCGGGCCTGGCGTTCGGCGCGGCCGAGGTCATCGCCGAGTGCGGCACCAAGGAGCAGCAGCACCAGTACGTGGAGCGCATGCTCAACGGCACCTGGGGCGGCACCATGTGCCTCACCGAGCCCCACGCCGGCTCGGACGTGGGCGCGGCCAAGTCCACCGCGCGCCGCAATGGCGACGGGACGTACAGCATCAAGGGGACGAAGATCTTCATCTCCGGCGGTGACCACGACATGGCGGAGAACGTCATCCACCTGGTCCTCGCGCGCATCGACGGCGCGGCCCCCGGCACCAAGGGCCTGTCGCTGTTCATCGTCCCCAAGCTGCGCATCAACAAGGACGGCTCGTCCGGCCAGGCGAACGACGTCTCCGTGGGCTCCATCGAGCACAAGATGGGCATCAACGGCTCCGCGACGTGTGTGCTGAACTTCGGCGAGAACGACGGCTGTCTGGGCGAGCTGGTCGGCACCGTCGAGCACGTCGGCATGAGCCAGATGTTCAAGATGATGAACGGCGCGCGCATCGCCGTGGGCATCCAGGGCGTCGCGCTGGCGGCCGCCGCCTACTTCAACGCGGTGGACTACGCGAAGGACCGCAAGCAGGGCTCCCACTTCACCAAGTGGAAGGACCCCACCGCGCCGCGCGCCGCCATCATCGAGCACCCGGACGTGCGCCGCATGCTGCTGGACATCAAGTCCCACGTGGAGGGCATCCGCGCGCTGGTCATCAAGCTGGCCATGCACACGGACAAGGCGCGGCAGCTGGCCGGCAAGGACGACGACGCGGCCACCTACCACAAGGGCCAGGTGGAGCTGCTCACCCCGCTGGTGAAGTCCTACGGCTCCGACCAGGCCTTCCGCCTGTGCGCGCAGGCCATCCAGGTCTACGGCGGCGCCGGCTACATCCAGGACTACCCGGTGGAGCAGTACACGCGTGACTCGAAGATCTTCTCCATCTACGAGGGCACCAACCACATCCAGGCCATGGACCTGGTGGGCCGCAAGCTGGGGCAGGCCGGCGGGGCGCACTTCCAGCAGTTCATGGGCGACGTGGGCGCGTTCATCGAGGCGCACCGCGAGCACCCGGTGTACGGCGACGCGGTGAAGATGCTCGCCAGCGCCCAGGAGGCGCTGATGTCCAGCGCGATGACGGTGTTCGGCTGGTCGCAGGACGGCGCCAAGTTCCCGCTGATTCCGCTGTCCGCCAACCGCTTCCTCACCATGATGTCCGAGGTCGCCGTGGGCTGGCTGCTGCTCGACGCGGCCCTCATCGCGGAGAAGGCCAAGGGCGCCCTGGCCGCGGACCACCCGGACCGCGCCTTCTACGAGGGCAAGAAGTTCAGCGCCCTGTTCTACGCGCGCAACGTGCTGCCGGGCGTGGAGCAGGCCGCGCGCCTCATCTCCCTCGAGGACACCTCGCCCATGGACATCTCCGACGCGATGTTCGCGTCCGTCTGA
- a CDS encoding MaoC family dehydratase yields the protein MPARKLYFEAIRVGDELPALAKAPVDRVQLSRYAGASGDFNPVHVDEIYAKSVGMPSVYAPGMLVMGMLGQLISDWARGGQMRRYNVRFIKMVWPGDTVVCKGRVSNRHGTGGRYFVDIDLWAENQRGELVMKGSAQIQLFYSLEDENRQRSGQAPLVIEVPRESLAPPAPQSASSPASPPGEGPTASDEDDEDADERRTGASSKKTAPREKPAAKTATLPSARKAKK from the coding sequence ATGCCCGCGCGCAAGCTCTACTTCGAGGCCATCCGTGTCGGCGACGAGCTGCCCGCGCTGGCCAAGGCGCCGGTGGACCGCGTCCAGCTGTCGCGCTACGCGGGCGCCTCCGGTGACTTCAACCCCGTCCACGTCGACGAGATCTACGCCAAGAGCGTGGGCATGCCGAGCGTGTACGCCCCGGGCATGCTCGTCATGGGCATGCTCGGCCAGCTCATCAGCGACTGGGCCCGCGGCGGCCAGATGCGGCGCTACAACGTGCGCTTCATCAAGATGGTGTGGCCGGGCGACACCGTCGTCTGCAAGGGCCGCGTCAGCAACCGCCACGGCACCGGCGGCCGGTACTTCGTCGACATCGACCTGTGGGCGGAGAACCAGCGCGGCGAGCTGGTGATGAAGGGCTCCGCGCAGATCCAGCTCTTCTATTCGCTGGAGGACGAGAACCGGCAGCGCTCCGGCCAGGCCCCCCTCGTCATCGAGGTCCCCCGCGAGAGCCTCGCCCCGCCGGCCCCCCAGAGCGCCTCCTCGCCCGCCTCGCCTCCGGGCGAGGGGCCCACGGCCTCCGACGAGGACGACGAGGACGCGGACGAGCGCCGCACCGGCGCCTCGTCCAAGAAGACCGCCCCTCGGGAGAAGCCCGCCGCCAAGACGGCGACGCTGCCCTCGGCGCGGAAAGCCAAGAAGTAG
- a CDS encoding MaoC family dehydratase N-terminal domain-containing protein yields the protein MLDKNAIGRASPPTLNEVEKGAIRRFAEAIGDYNPIYYDEEYARASGYPTIIAPPTFPASFHSAADLRELLGVGIKSLLHAEQGFDYERPIFAGDRIYVSTRVADVSERQGMSGKMDIAVIEDEGRDEEGNLVFRARRTLVVRAAKETP from the coding sequence ATGCTGGACAAGAACGCGATCGGCCGTGCCTCGCCGCCGACGCTCAACGAAGTGGAGAAGGGTGCCATCCGCCGCTTCGCGGAGGCCATCGGCGACTACAACCCGATCTACTACGACGAGGAGTACGCGCGCGCTTCGGGCTATCCCACCATCATCGCGCCTCCCACGTTCCCCGCCTCGTTCCATTCGGCGGCGGACCTGCGGGAGCTGCTCGGCGTCGGCATCAAGAGCCTGCTGCACGCCGAACAGGGGTTCGACTACGAGCGGCCCATCTTCGCGGGGGACCGCATCTACGTCTCCACGCGGGTCGCGGACGTGTCCGAGCGCCAGGGGATGTCCGGGAAGATGGACATCGCGGTCATCGAGGACGAGGGCCGCGACGAGGAAGGCAACCTCGTGTTCCGTGCACGCCGGACGCTGGTGGTCCGCGCCGCCAAGGAGACTCCGTGA
- a CDS encoding dihydrodipicolinate reductase, translating to MARAPAGPVPVVVMGLGFIGQEIARAALSSPEVELIGAVDTHASLVGRPLGDVLGGPAPRVKVVDSLEKAVGRRKGAVLLHATGSRLPQVIEQLLSALKLGMPVASTCEELAFPYLKYPELADKLDRAAERAEVAVVGAGVNPGFVLDRLVATAGQVCGPVRRVTVTRVVDARTRREALQRKVGAGLTEEEFFELVDGEQLGHVGLVESAALAALGLGLDCDDYEEEVAPVFAEEDISGGAFAVKKGRVAGMFQSVVGLEDGQERVRLELTIAVGADEPKDRIEIDADPRLVLEIPGGVAGDRATANALVNAAPRLTAAEAGLLTVLELPAGR from the coding sequence ATGGCTAGAGCCCCAGCAGGGCCGGTGCCGGTGGTGGTGATGGGGCTGGGATTCATCGGTCAGGAAATCGCCCGGGCGGCGCTTTCCAGTCCGGAGGTGGAGCTCATCGGGGCGGTGGACACGCACGCCTCCCTGGTCGGTCGCCCCCTGGGTGACGTGCTGGGGGGGCCGGCGCCGCGCGTGAAGGTGGTCGACTCGCTGGAGAAGGCCGTGGGACGCCGCAAGGGCGCGGTGCTGCTGCACGCCACGGGTTCGCGCCTTCCCCAGGTGATAGAGCAGCTGCTGTCCGCGCTGAAGCTGGGCATGCCGGTGGCGAGCACCTGCGAGGAGCTGGCGTTCCCGTACCTCAAGTACCCGGAGCTGGCGGACAAGCTGGACCGGGCCGCCGAGCGCGCCGAGGTGGCCGTGGTGGGCGCGGGCGTCAACCCCGGCTTCGTGCTGGACCGGCTGGTGGCCACTGCCGGACAGGTGTGCGGTCCGGTGCGGCGGGTGACGGTGACGCGGGTGGTGGACGCGCGCACGCGCCGCGAGGCCCTGCAGCGCAAGGTGGGCGCCGGGCTGACGGAGGAAGAGTTCTTCGAGTTGGTGGATGGTGAGCAGCTGGGGCACGTGGGCCTGGTGGAGTCCGCCGCACTCGCGGCCCTGGGCCTGGGGTTGGATTGCGACGACTACGAGGAAGAGGTAGCCCCCGTCTTCGCGGAGGAGGACATCTCCGGCGGCGCGTTTGCCGTGAAGAAGGGACGTGTGGCGGGCATGTTCCAGTCGGTGGTGGGGTTGGAGGACGGGCAGGAGCGGGTGCGACTGGAGCTGACCATCGCCGTGGGGGCGGATGAACCGAAGGACCGCATCGAAATCGACGCGGACCCTCGACTGGTGCTGGAAATCCCGGGGGGAGTGGCGGGCGACCGGGCCACCGCGAATGCGCTGGTGAATGCCGCGCCACGCTTGACGGCCGCCGAAGCAGGGCTCCTCACGGTGCTCGAGCTTCCGGCCGGACGTTAG
- a CDS encoding HD domain-containing phosphohydrolase gives MDRILVVDDDVLILAALSRILQTEGYEVVSHSDPTQAARETGFQVVLTDFMMPYLNGIELLGVLREKNPRAVRLMLTAAADFRTASEAVNRGEVFRLLGKPWSLSDLTSSVRQAFEHHRLVEANERLTLEVAQKNAELVAINQDLERRVVERTTGLLDGLISALDYRDTETQWHSRRVSLYSRRLAEEVGLTGAALDVVEQGALLHDIGKIGVRDSILLKPGPLTPDEWVEMRKHPEFGYRMMAKMPYLHEAAMIVLQHQERWDGKGYPQGLAAEDICIGARIFCIADTVDAITSDRPYRKGRPMSVARDEIRRCAGTQFDPNLAEAFLSIPETEWQRIRSHVESMEAEELERWHRHPLGPPAALARASGA, from the coding sequence ATGGACCGCATCCTCGTGGTGGATGACGACGTTCTCATCCTCGCCGCGCTCTCCCGGATCCTCCAGACGGAGGGCTACGAAGTGGTGAGCCACAGCGACCCGACGCAAGCGGCCCGGGAGACGGGTTTCCAGGTCGTGCTGACGGACTTCATGATGCCGTACCTCAACGGCATCGAGCTGCTGGGCGTGCTGCGGGAGAAGAACCCCCGGGCGGTGCGGCTGATGCTGACGGCGGCGGCGGACTTCCGCACCGCGTCCGAGGCCGTCAACCGGGGCGAGGTCTTCCGGCTGCTGGGCAAGCCCTGGTCGCTGAGCGACCTGACGAGCAGCGTGCGCCAGGCCTTCGAGCACCACCGGCTGGTCGAGGCCAACGAGCGGCTCACGCTCGAGGTGGCACAGAAGAACGCGGAGCTGGTGGCCATCAACCAGGACCTGGAGCGTCGGGTGGTGGAGCGCACCACGGGCCTGCTGGACGGGCTCATCAGCGCATTGGACTACCGCGACACGGAGACGCAGTGGCACTCACGCCGGGTGTCGCTCTATTCGCGCCGCCTCGCGGAGGAGGTCGGGCTGACGGGCGCGGCGCTGGACGTGGTGGAGCAGGGCGCGCTCTTGCACGACATCGGCAAGATTGGCGTGCGCGACTCCATCCTGCTCAAGCCCGGACCGCTCACGCCGGACGAATGGGTGGAGATGCGCAAGCACCCGGAGTTCGGCTACCGGATGATGGCGAAGATGCCGTACCTCCACGAGGCGGCGATGATCGTCCTGCAACACCAGGAGCGCTGGGACGGCAAGGGCTACCCGCAGGGGCTCGCCGCCGAGGACATCTGCATCGGCGCGCGCATCTTCTGCATCGCGGACACGGTGGACGCCATCACCTCCGACCGCCCGTATCGCAAGGGCCGTCCCATGAGCGTGGCCCGGGACGAGATCCGCCGCTGCGCCGGGACGCAGTTCGACCCCAACCTGGCCGAGGCCTTCCTGAGCATCCCCGAAACGGAATGGCAGCGCATCCGATCGCATGTGGAGTCGATGGAGGCGGAGGAGCTGGAGCGGTGGCATCGCCATCCGCTCGGCCCGCCCGCGGCGCTGGCCCGCGCCAGCGGCGCCTGA
- a CDS encoding peptidylprolyl isomerase, whose product MSGCVRAVPGRDASPPDASVLARIQDWEDRRSLGEGQLVAWATGAEDPRVRARALLALARIQDVTTSPAVVAALRDAEASVRGEAAFAAGELALSWEPLTEEERAGLAAPLLEVEAAEPDASARAAQLEALGRLGTADALARLVERLEGADVELAGHAALALGVAARRGGAAVVKAVPLAPASALLAASHPVEVRYAGAYLLATARRAEALPTLRRCLGDEDADVRGLCARAFGDVGGPEDAAVLGRLLEDAAPRVAAEAARSLAKLAATCGGPCTAVEALEPLAARAKRVARGLPPPEASSTTGTAPVETLARSAEGHPLLALAQQGLPRFAAPLLVSLRLALADAERGAASELARADLGWLDCRLAAALDRQRGVVADTSSCGFGRVPEARRLALGLREVAQSPVTTPAGFAVGYLNHPSPSVRLTAMEVLAERPVPRTATAVRPLLGGEDLVVAGAAAATLGRLGDAGALPGVEALADRVPTEPDLADPVAGALVALQGPAAEPRLRQWLTLPHANVRRVAAQALTKLTGQPVRSSRVELPPYAFRPEPAPAGAGLVLRTDKGDITVRLDDARAPLTSGNLFALARKGYFDGVTFHRVVPDFVAQGGDPRGDGEGGPGHSIRCEVTRRPYSRGVLGMALSGKDTGGSQFFFTHAPQPHLDGRYTAFGEVVSGMDVVDALLEGDVIREARAVTLPR is encoded by the coding sequence ATGTCCGGTTGTGTCCGCGCGGTGCCCGGCCGCGACGCGTCGCCCCCGGACGCGTCCGTCCTGGCCCGCATCCAGGATTGGGAGGACCGTCGCTCGCTGGGTGAAGGCCAGCTGGTGGCCTGGGCGACGGGCGCCGAGGACCCGCGCGTGCGTGCCCGCGCGCTGCTCGCCCTGGCGCGCATCCAGGACGTGACGACCTCCCCGGCCGTCGTCGCGGCGCTCCGGGACGCCGAGGCGAGCGTGCGAGGGGAGGCCGCCTTCGCGGCGGGCGAGCTGGCGCTCTCCTGGGAGCCGCTGACCGAGGAGGAGCGGGCGGGCCTGGCGGCGCCGCTGCTCGAGGTGGAGGCGGCCGAGCCCGACGCGTCCGCGCGCGCCGCGCAGTTGGAGGCCCTGGGGCGGCTCGGCACGGCGGACGCGCTCGCGCGCCTGGTCGAGCGCCTGGAGGGCGCCGACGTGGAGCTCGCGGGGCACGCGGCGCTCGCGCTCGGGGTGGCCGCGCGGCGGGGCGGGGCGGCGGTGGTGAAGGCCGTGCCCCTGGCGCCCGCGAGCGCGCTCCTGGCCGCCAGCCACCCCGTCGAGGTCCGGTACGCGGGCGCGTACCTGCTGGCGACGGCCCGGCGCGCCGAGGCGTTGCCCACGCTGCGGCGCTGCCTGGGCGACGAGGACGCCGACGTGCGTGGCCTGTGCGCGAGGGCCTTCGGGGACGTCGGGGGGCCGGAGGACGCGGCGGTGCTGGGGCGGCTGCTGGAGGACGCAGCTCCCCGCGTGGCGGCCGAGGCGGCGCGCTCGCTGGCGAAGCTGGCGGCGACGTGCGGCGGCCCCTGCACGGCGGTGGAGGCCCTGGAGCCGCTCGCGGCGCGGGCGAAGCGCGTGGCCCGGGGCCTGCCGCCCCCGGAGGCGTCCTCGACGACGGGCACGGCCCCGGTGGAGACGCTGGCGCGCTCGGCCGAGGGCCATCCGTTGCTCGCGCTCGCGCAGCAGGGGCTCCCCCGCTTCGCGGCGCCGCTGCTGGTGTCGCTGCGGCTCGCCCTGGCCGACGCGGAGCGGGGCGCCGCGTCCGAGCTGGCGCGCGCGGACCTGGGCTGGCTGGACTGCCGGCTGGCGGCGGCGTTGGACCGGCAGCGCGGCGTGGTCGCGGACACCTCCTCGTGCGGCTTCGGCCGGGTGCCCGAGGCGCGGCGGCTGGCGCTCGGCCTGCGGGAGGTGGCGCAGTCGCCGGTGACGACGCCCGCGGGGTTCGCGGTGGGCTACCTGAACCATCCCTCGCCGAGCGTGCGCCTCACCGCGATGGAGGTCCTGGCCGAGCGGCCCGTGCCGCGCACGGCGACGGCGGTGAGGCCGCTGCTCGGAGGAGAGGACCTCGTGGTGGCCGGCGCCGCCGCCGCGACGCTGGGGCGGCTCGGGGACGCGGGGGCCCTGCCCGGGGTGGAGGCGCTCGCGGACCGCGTGCCGACGGAGCCGGACCTCGCCGACCCGGTGGCGGGCGCGCTCGTCGCCCTCCAGGGCCCCGCCGCGGAGCCGCGGCTGCGGCAATGGTTGACGCTGCCCCACGCCAACGTGCGCCGCGTCGCCGCCCAGGCGCTCACGAAGCTCACGGGACAGCCGGTCCGCTCGTCGCGCGTGGAGCTCCCGCCGTACGCGTTCCGCCCGGAGCCCGCCCCCGCCGGGGCGGGGCTCGTGCTGCGCACCGACAAGGGGGACATCACGGTGCGGCTCGACGACGCGCGGGCGCCCCTCACCTCGGGCAACCTGTTCGCGCTGGCGCGCAAGGGGTACTTCGACGGCGTCACCTTCCACCGCGTGGTGCCGGACTTCGTCGCGCAGGGCGGCGACCCGCGCGGTGACGGGGAGGGCGGGCCGGGGCACTCCATCCGCTGCGAGGTGACGCGGCGGCCGTATTCCCGGGGCGTGCTCGGCATGGCGCTGTCGGGCAAGGACACCGGCGGCAGCCAGTTCTTCTTCACGCACGCGCCCCAGCCGCACCTCGACGGCCGCTACACGGCCTTCGGCGAGGTCGTGTCCGGGATGGACGTCGTGGACGCGCTCCTCGAGGGCGACGTCATCCGCGAGGCGCGGGCGGTGACGCTCCCGCGCTGA
- a CDS encoding zinc ribbon domain-containing protein — protein MTRAPPRSEDARSHLSAGAPVLNCPGCGSKVAANTSICPACDYIIDGSFLSDEPPAGNDEEVTGARPAPQPPPRPAARPRPAKAAPKPTASNPDATNIRDMNEVVRNAPPRASRPAPARASAAPRRAAPPAEAPVSSGPDPWDRSQRDDDEKGGAIADPDELIQDARELLGAMNTGDKVAFYGAAAIVISCFVPWKETAADGDVLGLMSTGVGAFVLAIITMSAIGVRVRQTFPNLNQVVPWMGQLLTTFVTLIWCIVFIKVSSDTTLVPNDIGNEEIMNSSPSFGVFIALLGSVASLVGAFLGLRRND, from the coding sequence TTGACACGCGCGCCCCCGCGCTCCGAGGATGCGCGTTCGCATCTCTCTGCAGGAGCGCCGGTCCTGAACTGCCCAGGCTGCGGCTCGAAGGTAGCCGCCAACACGTCCATCTGTCCCGCCTGCGACTACATCATCGACGGCTCGTTCCTCTCGGACGAGCCTCCCGCGGGCAACGACGAGGAGGTCACCGGCGCGAGGCCCGCCCCGCAACCTCCGCCCCGGCCCGCGGCGCGTCCACGTCCAGCCAAGGCCGCCCCGAAGCCCACGGCCTCCAACCCGGACGCCACCAACATCCGCGACATGAACGAGGTCGTCCGCAACGCGCCGCCCCGCGCCTCGCGCCCGGCCCCCGCTCGCGCGAGCGCCGCGCCCCGTCGCGCCGCGCCCCCCGCCGAGGCCCCCGTGTCCTCGGGCCCCGACCCGTGGGACCGCAGCCAGCGCGACGACGACGAGAAGGGCGGCGCCATCGCCGACCCCGACGAGCTCATCCAGGACGCCAGGGAGCTGCTGGGGGCGATGAACACCGGCGACAAGGTCGCCTTCTACGGCGCGGCCGCCATCGTCATCTCGTGCTTCGTTCCGTGGAAGGAGACGGCGGCGGACGGCGACGTGCTGGGATTGATGAGCACGGGCGTCGGGGCGTTCGTGCTCGCCATCATCACGATGAGCGCCATCGGCGTGCGCGTGCGCCAGACCTTCCCGAACCTCAATCAGGTGGTGCCGTGGATGGGGCAGCTGCTCACCACGTTCGTGACGCTCATCTGGTGCATCGTCTTCATCAAGGTCTCCTCGGACACGACGCTCGTGCCCAACGACATCGGCAACGAGGAGATCATGAACTCGTCGCCCAGCTTCGGCGTGTTCATCGCCCTGCTCGGCTCGGTGGCCTCGCTCGTCGGCGCCTTCCTCGGGCTGCGCCGCAACGACTGA